The following proteins are co-located in the Haloarcula marismortui ATCC 43049 genome:
- a CDS encoding DUF367 family protein yields the protein MELHVRYEGDDDPDKCSARKLARMDEAELHRATRSTPPGIVLNPFAEQALSPADRPTAGDGARHSRLVALDCSWETAEREAFDLEGVHRSLPFLVAGNPVNYGTAFQLNTVEAFAGALAILGEHDHAERILSTFSWGHTFLELNEEPLERYANCEDSSDVIDVQDDYLAEE from the coding sequence GTGGAACTGCACGTCCGGTACGAGGGTGACGACGACCCAGATAAATGTAGCGCACGGAAACTGGCCCGGATGGACGAGGCCGAACTCCACCGCGCGACGCGGTCGACGCCGCCCGGCATCGTGCTCAACCCCTTCGCCGAGCAGGCGCTGTCTCCGGCGGACCGACCGACCGCCGGCGACGGCGCTCGCCACAGCCGTCTGGTTGCACTCGACTGTTCCTGGGAGACCGCCGAACGGGAAGCGTTCGACCTCGAAGGGGTGCACCGCTCGCTCCCCTTCCTCGTCGCCGGCAACCCGGTCAACTACGGCACGGCCTTTCAGCTCAATACCGTCGAAGCCTTCGCGGGTGCGCTCGCCATTCTCGGGGAGCACGACCACGCCGAGCGGATTCTCTCGACGTTCTCCTGGGGCCACACGTTTCTGGAACTGAACGAGGAACCACTGGAACGGTACGCGAACTGCGAGGATTCGAGCGACGTCATCGACGTACAGGACGACTATCTCGCCGAGGAGTAG
- a CDS encoding MBL fold metallo-hydrolase has product MDVHNVTAEAETFTCNAYLATGEQTTLVDAGAMRGVVDVIREHADALDAVVLTHQHGDHVQRLDTVLDAFDAPLYAYGSHPRRDHALADGDTLTVGDEECEVVYTPGHADDHVSLVSESALFSGDVVVHDDGAFDDGSFGRTDRPGQSRERLIESIERILDRMPAGVEHMYSGHGGVFHGDVREVVERALERAERREPKYPDD; this is encoded by the coding sequence ATGGACGTTCACAACGTCACCGCCGAAGCCGAGACGTTCACCTGCAACGCCTATCTCGCGACCGGCGAGCAGACGACACTCGTCGACGCTGGTGCGATGCGCGGCGTCGTCGACGTCATTCGGGAGCACGCCGACGCGCTCGATGCCGTCGTGTTAACCCACCAGCACGGCGACCACGTCCAGCGACTTGATACCGTCCTCGACGCCTTCGACGCGCCGCTGTACGCCTACGGCTCCCATCCCCGCCGGGACCACGCACTCGCTGACGGCGACACGCTCACCGTCGGCGATGAAGAGTGTGAGGTCGTGTACACGCCGGGCCACGCCGATGACCACGTCTCGCTCGTCTCCGAGTCAGCCCTGTTCTCCGGCGACGTGGTCGTCCACGACGACGGCGCGTTCGACGACGGCTCCTTCGGCCGCACGGACCGCCCCGGCCAGTCCCGCGAGCGCCTCATCGAGAGCATCGAGCGTATTCTCGACCGAATGCCGGCAGGCGTCGAACACATGTACTCGGGTCACGGCGGCGTCTTCCACGGCGATGTCCGCGAGGTCGTCGAGCGCGCCCTCGAACGGGCCGAGCGCCGCGAGCCGAAGTATCCCGACGACTGA
- the hisH gene encoding imidazole glycerol phosphate synthase subunit HisH: MSVRQTTADVVVVDYGLGNLRSVTRGLERAGANVSLSEDPAEFDAADGIVLPGVGAFSEGMDNAGPFREALVEQAEAGKPLFGICLGMQMLLTTSEEADHEGQGDAEGLDLIPGKNVRFSRDQTVPHMGWNELDVTRDHPLVEGVDSVGSKTPRADGTGGSVDGEHAYFVHSYYAVPDDESATVATTDYGTDFASIVANDAGNVFGTQFHPEKSGETGLRILRNYVDYCLDH, encoded by the coding sequence ATGAGTGTCAGACAGACGACTGCGGACGTGGTCGTCGTCGATTACGGACTGGGGAACCTCCGGAGCGTCACGCGCGGGCTCGAACGCGCCGGCGCGAACGTTTCGCTCTCGGAGGACCCCGCAGAGTTCGACGCGGCTGACGGCATCGTCCTGCCCGGCGTCGGAGCCTTCTCCGAAGGGATGGACAACGCTGGGCCGTTCCGCGAGGCGCTGGTCGAACAGGCCGAGGCCGGGAAGCCCCTGTTCGGAATCTGTCTCGGGATGCAGATGCTCCTGACGACGAGTGAGGAGGCCGACCACGAAGGACAGGGCGACGCCGAGGGGCTGGACCTCATTCCGGGGAAGAACGTCCGGTTCAGCCGCGACCAGACCGTGCCACACATGGGCTGGAACGAACTTGACGTGACGCGGGACCATCCCCTCGTCGAGGGCGTCGACAGCGTGGGGTCGAAGACCCCACGGGCAGACGGAACCGGTGGTTCCGTCGACGGCGAACACGCCTACTTCGTCCACTCCTACTACGCCGTTCCTGACGACGAGAGCGCGACGGTGGCGACGACGGACTACGGGACAGACTTCGCATCGATTGTTGCCAACGACGCCGGCAACGTCTTCGGGACGCAGTTCCACCCGGAGAAGTCGGGCGAAACCGGGCTTCGCATCCTCCGGAACTACGTCGACTACTGTCTCGACCACTGA
- a CDS encoding 50S ribosomal protein L40e, producing MASFETASDRLLNKQICMRCNARNPQRAQQCRKCGYGNLRPKAKETRSA from the coding sequence ATGGCTAGCTTCGAGACAGCGTCCGACCGACTCCTCAACAAGCAGATCTGCATGCGGTGTAACGCTCGGAACCCACAGCGCGCCCAGCAGTGCCGGAAATGTGGCTACGGCAACCTGCGTCCGAAGGCGAAAGAAACCCGCAGCGCCTGA
- a CDS encoding histidine kinase N-terminal 7TM domain-containing protein produces the protein MNLDLPWLALGSFASGFGSLYLLAQLQAHWDKPGARWFVATIVTQTVWCFSYGAALLVFDPTLRLALEMVSWLGIIWIGFCFLSFALGYTGRTNVLESGWYRGVAVLPLVETALVVTNPLHTVVWQGFRVVPAAGSAGADYAVLPVGLLTIIVAMLFVSFGTLLVFDTVVSYGPLYRREALAVGLSPIPPGAAVLLWAGGIGPVPAVNLTPLLFLPHVALDLYAFVHSDMFEFHPATRRAGERAAIHDIATPVAIVDEQGRVVNLNAAAEQMLAVDKHEALTEPLNDFLGGDDIATDGGSSRVSIEADGRHREYKVQQTALRDETGTQLGYTVVFQDITDEIRRERRLEVLNRFLRHNVRNESVVIQARSELLATELDGDHADYAATIEQSVGRLVDSGQKARTLAEAGAGGATPEPVVLADLATEVVETARDEYDGSVTVEIPDDLRLTTQPALLKILLTNLVENALQHVPDAVVTVGAKVKGDDVVLTVSDDGPGVPEHELGVLERGRETDLNHGSGIGLWLVRWTATTLEGDLDFDTSDGTTVTVRLPRERTAAEAR, from the coding sequence ATGAACCTCGACCTCCCGTGGCTGGCGCTGGGCTCGTTTGCCTCGGGATTCGGGTCGCTGTATCTGCTGGCCCAGCTCCAGGCACACTGGGACAAGCCCGGCGCGCGGTGGTTCGTCGCGACCATCGTCACACAGACGGTCTGGTGTTTCAGCTACGGCGCGGCACTGCTGGTGTTCGACCCGACACTGCGCCTCGCTCTGGAGATGGTATCCTGGCTGGGCATCATCTGGATTGGCTTCTGTTTTCTCTCGTTCGCGCTGGGATACACGGGCCGGACGAACGTCCTCGAAAGCGGCTGGTACCGTGGCGTGGCGGTGCTGCCGCTCGTCGAAACGGCGCTCGTCGTCACAAACCCACTCCATACTGTGGTCTGGCAGGGATTCCGGGTCGTACCGGCTGCCGGCAGCGCGGGGGCCGACTACGCCGTCTTGCCGGTGGGACTGCTCACAATCATCGTCGCGATGCTGTTCGTCAGCTTCGGGACCCTGCTGGTGTTCGATACGGTCGTCAGCTACGGCCCGCTGTACCGGCGCGAGGCGCTGGCGGTCGGCTTGAGTCCGATACCGCCCGGGGCCGCGGTGTTGCTGTGGGCCGGCGGTATCGGGCCGGTTCCGGCAGTGAATCTGACGCCGCTCCTGTTTCTGCCCCACGTCGCGCTGGACCTGTACGCGTTCGTTCACAGCGATATGTTCGAGTTCCACCCGGCGACCCGGCGGGCCGGCGAGCGGGCAGCAATCCACGACATCGCCACGCCGGTCGCCATCGTCGACGAGCAAGGGCGCGTCGTGAATCTCAACGCCGCCGCCGAACAGATGCTCGCCGTCGACAAGCACGAGGCACTGACGGAGCCGCTGAACGATTTTCTGGGCGGCGATGACATCGCAACCGACGGGGGGAGTTCGCGGGTGTCCATCGAGGCCGATGGTCGGCACCGCGAGTACAAGGTCCAACAGACGGCGCTCCGAGACGAGACGGGCACGCAACTGGGATACACCGTCGTCTTTCAGGACATCACCGACGAGATCCGGCGTGAACGCCGCCTCGAAGTGCTCAATCGCTTTCTCAGACACAACGTCCGCAACGAGAGTGTCGTCATCCAGGCTCGGTCGGAGTTGCTAGCGACGGAACTCGACGGCGACCACGCGGACTATGCGGCGACCATCGAGCAGTCTGTCGGTCGTCTGGTCGACTCCGGCCAGAAGGCCCGGACCCTCGCCGAAGCGGGGGCCGGAGGTGCGACCCCCGAACCCGTTGTGCTGGCCGACCTCGCCACCGAGGTCGTAGAGACCGCCCGGGACGAGTACGACGGCTCGGTCACGGTTGAGATACCCGACGACCTCCGGCTGACGACCCAGCCCGCCCTGCTGAAAATCCTGCTTACCAATCTCGTCGAGAACGCTCTCCAGCACGTTCCGGACGCCGTCGTCACCGTCGGTGCGAAGGTCAAGGGCGACGATGTCGTGCTGACCGTCAGCGACGACGGCCCCGGCGTGCCCGAACACGAACTCGGCGTACTGGAGCGGGGCCGCGAGACGGACCTGAACCACGGCAGCGGCATCGGCCTCTGGCTCGTCCGCTGGACCGCGACGACGCTGGAGGGCGACCTCGATTTCGACACGAGCGACGGGACGACGGTAACCGTTCGACTGCCCCGAGAGCGGACGGCCGCCGAAGCAAGATGA
- a CDS encoding acetoacetate decarboxylase family protein, which translates to MIHLSDGDRVRLSTGHEVTLPLVTEATVAGAVLPARYDVAESLLPDGLTPVRVTARQAAVVLLCVEYHRIGDDAMAPYDEFAVLIGATADEWQSPLVPLLTRDIGGYVWSLPVTTEPARALGDEIWGYPKTVANISHHDNTTRRETTVVEDGDRVATVSIDWPRTWEHREQIESYAVREGRLERTSVEFQGKLGAAPLSSCIDVDPGDHERADTLRSLDLGSRSVLRFSLEGRITYGAGRSVER; encoded by the coding sequence ATGATACACCTGTCCGACGGCGACCGGGTTCGGCTCTCGACCGGCCACGAAGTGACGCTGCCGCTGGTCACCGAGGCGACGGTTGCCGGCGCGGTGCTCCCGGCGCGATACGACGTTGCCGAGTCGCTGCTGCCCGATGGACTGACACCGGTTCGAGTAACGGCCCGGCAGGCCGCAGTCGTGCTCCTCTGTGTCGAGTATCACCGTATCGGCGACGACGCGATGGCCCCCTACGACGAGTTCGCGGTGCTGATTGGCGCAACGGCGGACGAGTGGCAGTCACCACTGGTGCCACTGCTGACCCGCGATATCGGTGGCTACGTCTGGTCGCTCCCGGTGACAACTGAACCCGCTCGCGCCCTCGGCGACGAAATCTGGGGCTATCCGAAAACAGTCGCCAACATCAGCCACCACGACAACACGACCCGCCGCGAGACGACGGTCGTCGAGGACGGCGACCGCGTGGCGACGGTCAGCATCGACTGGCCCCGGACCTGGGAACACCGAGAGCAGATAGAGAGCTACGCGGTTCGGGAGGGACGACTCGAACGAACATCTGTCGAGTTCCAGGGGAAACTAGGGGCTGCGCCGCTGAGCAGCTGCATCGACGTGGACCCGGGTGACCACGAACGGGCCGACACGCTCCGCTCGCTCGACCTCGGCTCCCGATCCGTCCTTCGGTTCTCGCTGGAAGGGCGGATTACATACGGCGCTGGGCGGTCAGTGGAGCGGTAG
- a CDS encoding uracil-DNA glycosylase yields the protein MEQMDGLDVVGCERCDDLCGSRSRIVNGVGPADADLLFVGEAPGANEDEQGEPFVGRSGDVLDAGLRDAGLDRGDVRITNCVRCRPPDNRDPRNGELANCRDYLETEIDRVDPEVVVTLGKVPAEHLLERDVAVTGEAGDVFDVAIAGQPRRVLVSVHPAATLYDPSQKETFEAALTTAAEFTDAQSGQSRLGEF from the coding sequence ATGGAGCAGATGGACGGCCTCGATGTCGTCGGCTGTGAGCGCTGTGATGACCTCTGTGGCTCGCGCTCGCGCATCGTCAACGGCGTCGGCCCCGCGGACGCGGACCTGCTGTTCGTCGGGGAAGCCCCCGGCGCGAACGAGGACGAACAGGGCGAGCCGTTCGTCGGCCGGAGCGGCGACGTGCTCGACGCTGGGTTACGCGATGCCGGCCTCGACCGCGGCGACGTGCGCATCACGAACTGCGTCCGCTGTCGCCCGCCGGACAACCGCGACCCCCGAAACGGTGAACTCGCGAACTGCCGCGACTATCTGGAGACGGAAATCGACCGTGTTGACCCCGAAGTCGTCGTGACGCTCGGGAAAGTGCCGGCCGAGCACCTGCTAGAGCGTGATGTCGCCGTCACCGGCGAAGCGGGCGACGTGTTCGACGTGGCTATCGCCGGCCAGCCACGGCGCGTTCTCGTCTCCGTTCACCCGGCGGCGACGCTGTACGACCCGAGCCAGAAAGAGACGTTCGAGGCGGCGCTGACGACTGCCGCGGAGTTTACCGACGCCCAGAGCGGCCAGTCACGACTCGGCGAGTTTTAA
- a CDS encoding RidA family protein, whose protein sequence is MAESKTQARNAVDPAETNEQTNINSSVTRSEGDQPTEHSVYGKRQQDSQLIFFDGQVPDADTARNGDVQEQTLAALDQIRAMAAESGLEPRDLLRTTVYLTEMDQLPAVKQAYAAFFDGQRPSRSVVGVASLPNDAAVQIEATGVKR, encoded by the coding sequence ATGGCAGAGAGCAAGACACAGGCGAGGAATGCTGTAGACCCCGCAGAAACGAACGAGCAGACGAATATCAACAGTAGCGTGACCCGGTCCGAGGGCGACCAGCCGACAGAGCACAGCGTGTACGGCAAGCGCCAGCAGGACAGCCAGCTCATATTCTTCGACGGGCAGGTTCCGGACGCGGACACGGCTCGCAACGGCGATGTGCAGGAACAGACGCTGGCCGCACTCGACCAGATTCGAGCGATGGCTGCCGAATCCGGTCTCGAACCGCGTGACCTGCTGCGGACGACGGTGTACCTCACGGAGATGGACCAGCTACCAGCGGTCAAGCAAGCGTACGCGGCGTTTTTCGACGGACAGCGACCGTCACGAAGCGTCGTCGGCGTTGCAAGCCTGCCAAACGACGCGGCGGTGCAGATCGAAGCAACCGGTGTAAAGCGGTAG
- a CDS encoding SHOCT domain-containing protein, translating into MSQTLSHARPKPVSAVVSAVVTAATLLIAFGLLALGVESFWLAFVVGFGVVLPAAVGVVEYNQDSDTRNTTTDRESETESALATLRQRYARGELSEVEFERRLEQLLEAPSSPAERTRETAHWTEEQHGVSRVSDQ; encoded by the coding sequence ATGAGCCAAACGCTGTCCCACGCGCGCCCCAAGCCGGTGAGCGCAGTCGTCTCAGCAGTCGTGACGGCGGCCACACTGCTCATTGCGTTCGGATTGCTGGCACTGGGCGTCGAGTCGTTCTGGCTGGCGTTCGTCGTCGGCTTTGGTGTGGTCCTCCCGGCGGCAGTGGGGGTGGTCGAATACAATCAAGACAGTGACACCCGCAATACGACCACCGACCGGGAGAGCGAGACAGAGTCGGCGCTGGCCACGCTTCGCCAGCGGTACGCTCGGGGCGAACTCTCAGAAGTTGAGTTCGAGCGGCGGCTTGAACAGCTTCTCGAAGCGCCGTCATCGCCGGCAGAACGCACACGTGAGACGGCTCACTGGACCGAGGAGCAACACGGTGTGTCCAGAGTGAGCGACCAGTAG
- a CDS encoding enolase: MYDQVADLPVTIESCSFERRERATSSGFDRVTTVIHLSGAGETGSGEDVTYTAEAHDALQDSDALPGEDSPLAGEYTVDSFSATLEATDLWSEPPDEERFRHYRRWGFESAALDLALQQDDTDLGAALGRQYDPVNFVVSTRLSNADDDTPPTADRLAMLCERYGDLSFKLDPTPSWSDALVDQLADYDVRVLDLKGLYEGTDVDVAADPEFYRRVVDGLPDALVEDPDLTETTRPIFDGQEARVTWDVPITGVESIESLPFEPAWLNMKPSRCGTVESVLATINYCEAHGIDLYGGGQFELGVGRDHIQALASLCYPDGPNDVAPGGYNDPDPDADLPTSPLTPPDAPAGIGTSFS, from the coding sequence ATGTACGATCAGGTCGCAGACCTACCGGTCACCATCGAGAGCTGTTCATTCGAGCGTCGAGAACGGGCGACCTCCAGCGGATTCGACCGAGTGACGACGGTCATCCACCTTTCCGGTGCGGGTGAGACCGGCAGCGGCGAGGACGTGACGTACACAGCCGAAGCCCACGACGCGCTACAGGACAGCGATGCGTTGCCGGGCGAGGACTCCCCGCTGGCCGGCGAGTACACCGTTGATTCGTTTTCGGCGACGCTGGAAGCGACCGATTTGTGGTCCGAGCCCCCCGACGAGGAGCGGTTCCGTCACTACCGCCGCTGGGGGTTCGAGAGCGCGGCGCTTGACCTGGCGCTGCAGCAGGATGACACGGACCTCGGGGCAGCACTCGGCCGACAGTACGACCCAGTGAACTTCGTCGTCTCGACGCGGCTCTCGAACGCCGACGACGACACGCCGCCGACGGCTGACAGATTGGCGATGCTGTGTGAGCGCTACGGCGACCTGTCGTTCAAACTCGACCCGACGCCGTCTTGGAGTGACGCTCTTGTCGACCAGCTGGCGGACTACGATGTTCGCGTGCTGGACCTGAAAGGGCTGTACGAGGGGACAGATGTCGATGTCGCGGCCGACCCGGAGTTCTACCGTCGTGTCGTCGACGGCCTCCCGGACGCGCTGGTCGAGGACCCCGACCTGACCGAGACGACCCGACCCATCTTCGACGGTCAGGAGGCCCGTGTCACCTGGGACGTACCTATCACCGGCGTTGAAAGCATCGAGTCGCTGCCCTTCGAACCGGCGTGGCTCAATATGAAACCATCCCGTTGCGGGACCGTCGAGTCCGTGCTTGCGACTATCAACTACTGCGAGGCACACGGTATCGACCTGTACGGCGGCGGGCAGTTCGAACTCGGTGTCGGCCGCGACCATATCCAGGCGCTAGCGTCGCTGTGCTATCCTGATGGGCCAAACGACGTTGCGCCCGGCGGGTATAACGACCCCGACCCCGACGCGGACCTGCCGACGAGTCCGCTCACCCCTCCCGACGCGCCAGCCGGTATCGGCACCAGCTTCTCGTAA
- a CDS encoding DUF99 family protein, whose protein sequence is MKAGARALGVAESYRAETSQFAGAVVRASRVADGFVFSTATVGGSDATETVCAMVDRLDREDIRYLLVAGLAPAWFNVLDLRRIHDHTDLPVVSVTFESSPGLEGAIREAFDDPNVVQDRLATYRAQPERRPVSVNDETVYVRSVGIDDSAAADVVRAFTPEGGRPEPLRVARLAARGLAEME, encoded by the coding sequence GTGAAAGCAGGGGCACGGGCCCTCGGCGTCGCGGAGTCGTATCGGGCTGAAACCAGTCAGTTTGCTGGCGCTGTCGTCCGCGCCAGTAGAGTGGCCGACGGCTTTGTTTTCAGTACTGCCACGGTCGGCGGGAGCGACGCGACCGAGACAGTGTGTGCGATGGTCGACCGACTGGACCGCGAGGACATCCGCTACCTGCTGGTGGCGGGTCTCGCGCCGGCGTGGTTCAACGTCCTCGACCTCCGCCGGATTCACGACCACACCGACCTGCCAGTCGTCTCAGTCACCTTCGAATCCTCGCCGGGGCTCGAGGGGGCCATTCGTGAGGCGTTCGACGATCCCAATGTCGTACAGGACCGGCTGGCGACCTACCGTGCCCAGCCGGAGCGCCGACCGGTGTCGGTGAACGACGAGACGGTGTACGTTCGGAGCGTCGGTATCGACGACAGCGCCGCCGCAGATGTCGTCCGGGCGTTCACGCCGGAAGGCGGCCGTCCGGAACCGCTCCGGGTGGCCCGACTGGCAGCGCGGGGACTGGCCGAGATGGAGTGA
- a CDS encoding DUF5786 family protein has protein sequence MGFGSYDESEQDNQEYDTDFEDEDGLDAEENAHEGDIEYEFTASNDELLDRLEDIKDNQNT, from the coding sequence ATGGGGTTCGGGAGCTACGACGAATCGGAACAAGACAATCAGGAGTACGACACAGACTTCGAGGACGAGGACGGCCTCGATGCTGAAGAAAACGCCCACGAGGGCGACATCGAGTACGAGTTCACCGCGTCGAACGACGAACTACTCGACAGACTGGAAGACATCAAAGACAACCAGAACACGTGA
- a CDS encoding SDR family oxidoreductase, whose translation MSTGASVVLLTGAASGIGAATARAFADDGWTVYATDVRTEFPADIPERCRCLELDVTDSEQVEAVVDHIIEEAGRLDCLVNNAGYGVAGPVEDVSSDDVREQFDVLVHGPHRLAQAVLPEMREHGGRIITVSSVLGHTASPGLGAYSAGKAAVESLSDAVRIEVAGADDIHISLVEPAWVETGFADGALESLRDADRTPTYDRTYDALEDGWVLTGGPLATTPEAVAATVLAAATDDPPKARYPVGAFATFVRWTHWLPARLQDPIHRGFGRASALLGRWL comes from the coding sequence ATGTCTACAGGAGCTTCTGTCGTGCTGCTCACCGGCGCAGCGTCGGGTATCGGAGCGGCGACGGCGCGGGCGTTCGCCGACGACGGCTGGACCGTCTACGCGACGGATGTTCGGACCGAGTTTCCAGCGGATATCCCCGAGCGCTGTCGCTGTCTCGAACTCGATGTAACTGACAGCGAGCAGGTCGAGGCTGTCGTTGACCACATCATCGAGGAAGCGGGACGACTCGACTGTCTGGTGAACAACGCCGGGTACGGGGTCGCCGGCCCAGTCGAGGATGTTTCCAGCGACGACGTTCGCGAGCAGTTCGACGTGCTGGTCCACGGCCCACACCGACTCGCACAGGCAGTGCTGCCCGAGATGCGCGAACACGGCGGGCGCATCATCACCGTCTCAAGCGTCCTGGGCCACACCGCGTCGCCCGGACTCGGCGCGTATTCAGCCGGGAAAGCCGCCGTTGAATCGCTTTCTGACGCAGTTCGGATAGAGGTGGCCGGCGCGGACGACATCCATATCTCGCTCGTTGAACCGGCGTGGGTCGAGACGGGGTTCGCCGATGGCGCGCTGGAGAGCCTGCGTGATGCGGACCGGACGCCGACCTACGACCGGACGTACGACGCGCTGGAGGACGGCTGGGTCCTCACCGGTGGACCGCTGGCGACAACGCCAGAAGCCGTCGCGGCGACGGTACTCGCCGCAGCGACCGACGACCCGCCGAAGGCCCGCTATCCTGTCGGGGCCTTCGCCACGTTCGTCCGATGGACCCACTGGCTCCCGGCGCGACTGCAGGACCCGATACACCGTGGGTTCGGTCGGGCGAGCGCGCTTCTGGGGCGGTGGTTATGA
- a CDS encoding helix-turn-helix domain-containing protein, which produces MATANILPEAVGVIAARLRIRLPEDIWIADVSQANPQATFRLLSGIRAATRAVELGEVTTDDPATAGDAIATHPSVTAYEELERTADRVLAKYETTDTDLYEFVAESGLPIEYPVTAENGWYEFDLTGSRAEFDHFRTAIEDAGRQYELLSLVHSTDPSGLLTERQRDVLMAALRAGYFELPRDCTLADLASALDIDKSTASRVLRRGQTRIVKWFLTTAASQSPENR; this is translated from the coding sequence GTGGCCACAGCCAACATCTTGCCGGAGGCGGTCGGCGTGATTGCCGCTCGGCTTCGAATTCGCCTCCCAGAGGACATCTGGATCGCTGACGTCTCACAGGCGAACCCGCAGGCCACGTTCCGGTTGCTCTCCGGTATTCGAGCTGCGACGAGGGCGGTCGAACTCGGCGAGGTGACGACTGACGACCCCGCGACCGCCGGCGACGCCATCGCGACGCATCCCTCGGTTACCGCATACGAGGAACTGGAACGCACTGCCGATCGGGTACTCGCGAAGTACGAGACGACGGACACGGACCTGTACGAGTTCGTCGCTGAGTCCGGCCTCCCTATCGAGTACCCGGTCACTGCCGAGAACGGCTGGTACGAGTTTGACCTCACCGGGTCCCGTGCGGAGTTCGACCACTTCCGGACGGCGATTGAGGACGCAGGTAGGCAGTACGAGCTGCTGTCGCTCGTTCACAGCACAGATCCGTCCGGACTCCTGACAGAGCGCCAGCGGGACGTCCTCATGGCTGCGCTCCGAGCGGGCTACTTTGAGTTGCCCCGCGACTGCACGCTCGCCGACCTAGCGTCGGCGCTCGATATCGACAAGTCGACCGCGAGCCGTGTGCTCAGACGTGGACAGACGCGAATTGTCAAGTGGTTTCTCACCACGGCGGCCTCGCAGTCCCCGGAGAATCGCTAA
- a CDS encoding tRNA (guanine(26)-N(2))-dimethyltransferase, with product MRVSEGRVTVTVPEQPEAGKGADVFFNPVQELNRDITVAALRAYRERTPRVSTYLDATAASGIRGVRAAANDWETTLCDIDDDATALCEQNLERNDLAASVRRSDANVLMHSEAFDVVDVDPFGTPIPFADAAVQGTKHLLCVTATDTAPLCGAHFESGVRSYGAVPRNTEFHAEMGMRVLLSAMVRTAARYDIAARPILSHATKHYARTYLEFDHGAKVANDCIDELGYVHHCQHCLWRDHDYGLIADPPEDCPVCEKHLQTAGPIWLGRTCDPEFVSAVSEQVSEEMGTADEAKELLATLGAEIDTPTHYDQHRLCKRWGRGAEAMDEFIEKLRDAGYAASRTHYGGTTFKTDADVVEIREATAD from the coding sequence ATGCGCGTCAGTGAGGGCCGGGTGACGGTCACGGTGCCGGAACAGCCGGAGGCGGGGAAGGGTGCGGACGTATTCTTCAACCCCGTACAGGAGCTGAACCGCGACATCACCGTGGCGGCGCTGCGGGCCTACCGAGAGCGAACCCCCCGCGTGTCGACGTATCTGGACGCCACCGCCGCCAGCGGTATCCGTGGCGTCCGCGCGGCGGCCAACGACTGGGAGACGACGCTGTGTGATATCGACGACGACGCAACGGCGCTGTGTGAACAGAACCTCGAACGCAACGACCTCGCGGCCTCGGTCCGGCGGTCGGACGCGAACGTGCTCATGCACTCCGAGGCGTTCGACGTAGTGGACGTGGACCCCTTCGGCACGCCGATTCCGTTCGCCGACGCGGCGGTGCAGGGGACCAAACACCTCCTCTGTGTGACGGCCACCGACACCGCGCCGCTGTGTGGCGCGCACTTCGAGAGCGGCGTCCGCTCGTATGGCGCGGTACCACGAAATACCGAGTTCCACGCCGAGATGGGGATGCGCGTCCTTCTATCGGCGATGGTCCGCACCGCCGCCCGCTACGACATCGCTGCCCGACCGATTCTCAGCCACGCGACCAAGCACTACGCCCGGACCTATCTGGAGTTCGACCACGGCGCGAAGGTCGCTAACGACTGCATCGACGAACTCGGCTACGTCCACCACTGCCAGCACTGCCTCTGGCGCGACCACGACTACGGCCTCATCGCCGACCCGCCCGAGGACTGTCCGGTCTGTGAGAAGCACCTCCAGACGGCCGGCCCCATCTGGCTGGGTCGGACCTGTGACCCCGAGTTCGTCAGCGCCGTTTCAGAGCAGGTGAGCGAAGAGATGGGCACCGCCGACGAAGCCAAAGAACTGCTGGCGACGCTCGGGGCCGAAATCGACACGCCGACCCACTATGACCAGCACCGCCTCTGCAAGCGCTGGGGGCGCGGCGCTGAAGCCATGGACGAGTTCATCGAGAAGCTCCGTGACGCTGGCTACGCGGCCTCCCGAACGCACTACGGCGGCACGACGTTCAAGACGGACGCCGACGTGGTAGAGATACGCGAGGCGACGGCAGACTGA